From a region of the Arvicanthis niloticus isolate mArvNil1 chromosome 6, mArvNil1.pat.X, whole genome shotgun sequence genome:
- the Igf2bp1 gene encoding insulin-like growth factor 2 mRNA-binding protein 1, with the protein MNKLYIGNLNESVTPADLEKVFAEHKISYSGQFLVKSGYAFVDCPDEHWAMKAIETFSGKVELQGKRLEIEHSVPKKQRSRKIQIRNIPPQLRWEVLDSLLAQYGTVENCEQVNTESETAVVNVTYSNREQTRQAIMKLNGHQLENHALKVSYIPDEQIAQGPENGRRGGFGSRGQPRQGSPVAAGAPAKQQQVDIPLRLLVPTQYVGAIIGKEGATIRNITKQTQSKIDVHRKENAGAAEKAISVHSTPEGCSSACKMILEIMHKEAKDTKTADEVPLKILAHNNFVGRLIGKEGRNLKKVEQDTETKITISSLQDLTLYNPERTITVKGAIENCCRAEQEIMKKVREAYENDVAAMSLQSHLIPGLNLAAVGLFPASSSAVPPPPSSVTGAAPYSSFMQAPEQEMVQVFIPAQAVGAIIGKKGQHIKQLSRFASASIKIAPPETPDSKVRMVVITGPPEAQFKAQGRIYGKLKEENFFGPKEEVKLETHIRVPASAAGRVIGKGGKTVNELQNLTAAEVVVPRDQTPDENDQVIVKIIGHFYASQMAQRKIRDILAQVKQQHQKGQSNQAQARRK; encoded by the exons ATGAACAAGCTTTACATCGGCAACCTCAACGAGAGCGTGACCCCCGCAGACTTGGAGAAAGTATTTGCGGAGCACAAGATCTCCTACAGCGGCCAGTTCTTGGTCAAATCCGGCTACGCCTTCGTGGACTGCCCCGACGAGCACTGGGCGATGAAGGCCATCGAAACTTTCTCGG gGAAAGTAGAACTGCAAGGAAAGCGCCTAGAGATTGAACACTCGGTCCCCAAAAAACAAAG gagTCGGAAAATACAGATCCGAAATATTCCACCTCAGCTCCGATGGGAA GTCCTAGATAGCCTGCTGGCTCAGTATGGTACAGTGGAGAACTGTGAGCAAG TGAACACGGAAAGTGAGACGGCAGTGGTCAACGTCACCTACTCTAACCGGGAGCAGACCAGGCA AGCCATCATGAAGCTAAATGGCCATCAACTGGAGAACCATGCCCTGAAGGTCTCCTACATACCTGATGAGCAGATAGCACAAGGTCCTGAGAATGGGCGCCGTGGAGGCTTTGGGTCTCGGGGCCAGCCTCGTCAAGGGTCACCTGTGGCAGCAGGGGCTCCAGCCAAGCAGCAGCAAGTAGACATCCCCCTCCGGCTCCTGGTGCCCACGCAGTATGTAGGTGCTATCATTGGCAAGGAGGGTGCCACCATCCGAAACATCACAAAACAGACTCAGTCCAA GATAGACGTGCATAGGAAGGAGAATGCGGGAGCTGCGGAGAAGGCCATCAGTGTGCATTCGACCCCCGAAGGCTGCTCCTCGGCCTGTAAGATGATCTTGGAGATTATGCACAAGGAAGCAAAGGACACCAAAAC GGCAGATGAAGTTCCCCTGAAGATCCTGGCTCATAATAACTTTGTGGGGCGACTCATTGGCAAGGAAGGGCGGAACTTGAAGAAGGTGGAGCAGGATACAGAGACAAAGATTACCATCTCGTC GCTCCAGGATCTCACGCTCTATAACCCTGAGAGGACTATCACTGTGAAGGGGGCCATTGAGAACTGCTGCAGGGCTGAACAGGAGATCATGAAGAAAGTTCGAGAGGCTTACGAGAATGACGTGGCTGCCATGAGC CTGCAGTCCCACCTCATCCCTGGTCTCAACCTGGCTGCTGTAGGTCTCTTCCCAGCTTCGTCCAGTGCTGTCCCGCCTCCCCCCAGCAGCGTCACTGGGGCTGCTCCCTATAGCTCCTTCATG CAGGCTCCGGAGCAGGAGATGGTACAGGTGTTCATCCCCGCCCAGGCTGTGGGCGCCATCATCGGCAAGAAGGGTCAGCACATCAAACAGCTCTCCCGGTTCGCCAGCGCCTCCATCAAG ATTGCTCCACCAGAAACACCTGATTCCAAAGTTCGAATGGTCGTCATCACTGGACCCCCAGAGGCTCAGTTCAAG GCTCAGGGAAGAATCTATGGcaaactaaaagaagagaattTCTTCGGTCCCAAGGAAGAAGTAAAGCTGGAGACCCACATACGAGTGCCAGCTTCAGCAGCCGGCCGGGTCATTGGCAAAGGCGGCAAAACA GTGAATGAGCTGCAGAACCTTACCGCAGCTGAGGTGGTAGTGCCAAGAGACCAGACCCCGGACGAGAACGACCAAGTCATTGTTAAGATCATCGGACATTTCTATGCCAGCCAG ATGGCTCAGCGGAAGATCCGAGACATCCTGGCTCAAGTTAAGCAACAGCACCAGAAGGGACAGAGCAACCAGGCCCAGGCACGGAGGAAGTGA